One genomic segment of Prosthecobacter fusiformis includes these proteins:
- the pyrF gene encoding orotidine-5'-phosphate decarboxylase, with amino-acid sequence MTFREKLEKRIATTGSNLCVGLDVRMDQADESTKRFIIKVIEETAAHAAAFKPNSAYYEAMGWKGMRILSQVLKEIPNDIPVIFDVKRGDIGETQGYYAKSAYDAYGVDAVTLNAYMGKDTLEPFLKYPDKGIYLLGVTSNPGAVDIELQPTGDRKVFELVADMTQASPQVGLVIGLTNAAENVLSKTPDVPLLIPGLGAQGGDLSALKGSGRKAPLLVNVSRGIMYHQESCSFGTIAADWKLRIQEALG; translated from the coding sequence ATGACTTTTCGCGAGAAACTGGAAAAAAGAATCGCCACTACGGGATCGAACCTGTGCGTGGGCCTAGATGTGCGCATGGATCAGGCGGATGAGAGCACCAAGCGGTTCATTATCAAGGTGATCGAAGAAACAGCAGCCCATGCAGCCGCCTTTAAACCGAACTCCGCTTACTACGAAGCGATGGGCTGGAAGGGTATGCGAATTTTATCCCAGGTGCTCAAAGAGATTCCGAATGACATCCCCGTGATTTTCGATGTGAAGCGTGGGGATATTGGGGAGACCCAGGGCTATTATGCCAAGTCCGCGTATGACGCCTATGGCGTGGATGCCGTGACTTTGAATGCCTACATGGGCAAGGACACGCTGGAACCGTTTTTGAAGTATCCGGATAAGGGTATCTACCTCCTGGGGGTGACCTCCAACCCCGGTGCGGTGGACATCGAACTGCAGCCGACGGGTGACCGCAAGGTCTTCGAACTGGTGGCGGATATGACCCAGGCGAGCCCCCAGGTAGGCTTGGTGATCGGTCTCACGAATGCGGCGGAAAACGTGCTGTCCAAGACGCCGGATGTGCCGCTGCTTATCCCCGGTCTCGGTGCCCAAGGAGGGGACCTTTCAGCCCTCAAAGGCAGTGGGCGCAAGGCACCCCTTCTGGTCAATGTTTCACGGGGGATTATGTATCACCAGGAATCCTGTAGCTTTGGGACCATCGCAGCGGATTGGAAATTGCGGATCCAGGAAGCTCTGGGTTAA
- the purE gene encoding 5-(carboxyamino)imidazole ribonucleotide mutase gives MSSPLVGIIMGSSSDWPTLENAARVLKDFGVPFEKKVVSAHRTPQLLYDYATTAQERGLKCIIAGAGGAAHLPGMTASMTTLPVLGVPVQSKALSGVDSLYSIVQMPGGIPVATFAIGNAGALNAGLFAISMLANEQPELAEKLKAFREKQTAKVLESQAEIEKEA, from the coding sequence ATGAGTTCACCCCTTGTCGGCATCATCATGGGATCCAGTTCAGACTGGCCCACCCTGGAAAACGCAGCCCGCGTGCTGAAAGACTTTGGCGTCCCTTTCGAAAAGAAGGTCGTCAGCGCCCATCGCACCCCTCAGTTGCTGTATGATTATGCCACCACCGCCCAGGAGCGCGGGTTGAAATGCATCATCGCCGGTGCCGGCGGTGCCGCCCATCTGCCCGGCATGACCGCCAGCATGACCACCCTGCCCGTGCTCGGCGTGCCTGTGCAGAGCAAGGCCCTCAGTGGGGTGGACAGCCTTTATTCCATCGTCCAAATGCCCGGCGGCATTCCCGTGGCCACCTTTGCCATCGGCAACGCTGGAGCCCTCAATGCCGGCCTCTTCGCCATCTCCATGCTCGCTAACGAACAGCCCGAACTGGCCGAAAAATTAAAAGCCTTCCGGGAGAAGCAAACCGCGAAAGTCCTGGAGAGCCAAGCGGAGATCGAAAAGGAGGCGTGA
- a CDS encoding LysR family transcriptional regulator, which yields MAFLNYHHLRYFRAIAHEGSLTKAARHLKISQSALSVQLRSLEKNLGQQLFERKHKALVLSEAGRIALEYADSIFRSGEELIDLMQNRAGHSRDFLRVGAASNLSRNFQLNFLRPLIKRDDLELIIHSGTLRELLAQLQTHTLDVVLSNTPVRRDKETGWHSHLLDEQAVSLVGHKTRGMKPFRFPDDLRTVPIVLPSLESSIRAAFDVLMDQTGIHPIIAAEVDDMAMLRLMARESKGVTLVPPVVVKDELESGSLVERHKFPEIKETFYAITPSRRFPNAILRELMVKKKR from the coding sequence ATGGCATTTTTGAACTACCACCACCTCCGCTACTTTCGCGCTATCGCGCATGAGGGAAGTCTCACAAAGGCAGCGCGGCATTTAAAAATCTCGCAGTCGGCGCTCAGTGTGCAGCTCCGTAGTTTGGAGAAAAATCTTGGTCAGCAGCTCTTCGAACGAAAGCACAAAGCGCTCGTTCTGTCTGAGGCTGGCCGCATAGCTTTGGAGTATGCAGATTCCATCTTCCGCAGCGGTGAGGAGCTCATTGATTTAATGCAAAACCGCGCAGGACACAGCCGTGACTTTCTGCGAGTGGGCGCAGCATCCAATCTCTCGCGGAATTTCCAATTGAACTTTCTGCGTCCGCTCATCAAGCGTGATGATTTAGAACTGATCATCCACTCAGGGACTCTGCGAGAGCTTCTAGCGCAACTCCAGACCCACACGCTTGATGTCGTGCTGTCAAATACGCCTGTACGACGCGATAAGGAAACAGGCTGGCATAGTCATCTGCTGGACGAGCAAGCAGTTAGCCTCGTTGGCCACAAAACACGAGGGATGAAGCCCTTCCGCTTTCCCGATGATCTGCGTACCGTCCCCATCGTGCTCCCAAGCCTCGAAAGTAGTATTCGCGCGGCTTTTGACGTGCTCATGGATCAAACCGGCATCCACCCTATCATCGCCGCCGAAGTGGATGACATGGCGATGCTGCGCCTAATGGCCCGTGAATCGAAAGGAGTAACTCTCGTGCCGCCCGTGGTCGTCAAAGACGAATTGGAAAGCGGTTCTCTGGTGGAAAGGCATAAGTTCCCTGAAATCAAAGAGACCTTCTACGCGATCACCCCAAGTCGCCGCTTCCCTAATGCGATTTTGCGGGAGCTGATGGTTAAGAAGAAGCGATGA
- a CDS encoding proton-conducting transporter membrane subunit: MNSRFYQSERFLAKHELEGSEKTARALSVKSTLPMNHLPLTTPALLEAYEWITPLLLLAVLAVSMLLRDGRQAAEGAAGVARLFFAVGLMFSFGVMLAGPMRIELAAWGPARLALLVDPLSALMLVLVSFLGVVVTRYAINYLDGDPGQARFSRWLVLALTSVLALVLSSNLLMFAAAWIATSLSLHQLLTFYRERPAAVMAARKKFVISRLADASMITALVLVWHGHGTWEFHELFANPAGPYAGLLAGFLVFAAMLKSAQFPFHSWLPDTLETPTPVSALMHAGIINAGGFLIVRLSPLVTQSPTALNTLALFGAFTALFASVIMMTQTSIKKSLAWSTVAQMGFMMLQCGLGAFALAMMHIVAHSLYKAHAFLSSGSVVNLAKSAWTPVGRPSAHPLVVLGSLAVSTLMGFCFAAALGVTLQNDPGTMLLIAVFIMAMAHLLWTLWSSSMRQRLILRGLGIVVAATTACFAVHAGFEHLLAASLPAYAPIRSGVEHAVMILVALLFLAVLIFQSQLPAWAARPAFARLYVHASNGFYIGTLFNRITGKFLF, from the coding sequence ATGAATTCTCGCTTTTACCAAAGCGAACGATTCTTGGCAAAACATGAATTGGAGGGAAGTGAGAAAACAGCCAGAGCTTTGAGTGTCAAATCCACTCTCCCTATGAATCACCTTCCGCTGACGACTCCCGCTCTCCTCGAAGCCTATGAATGGATCACACCGCTGCTACTTCTTGCTGTGCTCGCAGTCTCCATGCTCCTGCGAGATGGAAGACAGGCAGCGGAGGGCGCAGCCGGGGTGGCTAGGCTGTTTTTTGCCGTTGGATTGATGTTCTCTTTCGGCGTCATGCTCGCGGGGCCGATGCGCATCGAATTGGCAGCTTGGGGACCAGCGAGACTGGCGCTACTAGTCGATCCGCTATCCGCGCTAATGCTCGTGCTGGTGAGCTTCCTCGGCGTTGTGGTAACGCGTTACGCGATTAACTACCTCGACGGCGATCCTGGGCAGGCGCGGTTCTCACGCTGGTTGGTGCTGGCACTCACGAGCGTGCTGGCACTGGTGCTGTCCAGCAATCTGCTAATGTTTGCCGCCGCATGGATAGCAACGAGTCTAAGCCTTCATCAACTGCTCACCTTTTACCGCGAGCGTCCTGCGGCAGTGATGGCGGCACGGAAAAAATTCGTCATCAGCAGACTTGCGGATGCGTCCATGATCACCGCGCTGGTGCTGGTGTGGCACGGGCATGGCACTTGGGAGTTTCATGAGTTGTTTGCTAATCCAGCGGGACCATATGCAGGTTTGCTAGCTGGTTTCCTCGTCTTCGCGGCGATGCTGAAATCCGCGCAATTCCCCTTCCATTCATGGCTGCCGGACACACTTGAGACACCCACGCCGGTCTCCGCTCTGATGCACGCAGGCATCATCAATGCAGGAGGCTTCCTCATAGTGCGGCTGAGCCCGCTCGTCACGCAGTCACCAACGGCTCTGAACACGCTGGCGTTGTTCGGGGCCTTCACGGCTCTCTTTGCCAGTGTGATCATGATGACGCAGACGAGTATCAAGAAGTCGCTCGCATGGTCCACTGTGGCGCAAATGGGCTTCATGATGCTGCAATGCGGCCTCGGTGCCTTCGCACTGGCAATGATGCATATCGTGGCGCACTCGCTCTACAAAGCACATGCCTTCCTGAGCAGTGGCAGTGTGGTGAATCTTGCTAAGTCCGCTTGGACACCGGTTGGGCGACCGTCAGCGCACCCGCTGGTGGTGCTCGGCTCACTCGCAGTTTCCACCCTGATGGGTTTTTGTTTCGCAGCAGCACTTGGTGTCACTTTGCAAAATGATCCGGGCACCATGCTGCTCATCGCAGTTTTCATCATGGCGATGGCGCATCTGCTCTGGACACTGTGGAGTAGCAGCATGAGGCAAAGGCTTATCCTGCGCGGGCTTGGCATCGTCGTGGCGGCCACGACAGCTTGCTTCGCGGTGCATGCCGGGTTTGAGCACCTGCTGGCCGCCAGTCTGCCTGCTTATGCGCCGATACGCAGCGGTGTAGAGCATGCCGTGATGATACTCGTGGCACTGCTCTTCCTCGCTGTGCTCATCTTCCAGTCCCAACTGCCAGCCTGGGCCGCACGCCCGGCCTTTGCGCGGCTCTACGTGCATGCCAGTAACGGCTTTTATATCGGCACGCTTTTCAACCGGATCACAGGCAAATTTCTCTTCTGA
- a CDS encoding YbcC family protein codes for MTTPLTELPERIVQKPVVAALETPNFLKLARQACLRISPLWPLQSFVAVNPFVGLVGKPFTDVCNLMQRVTGESMLMSVEYFRQQFASGRLTSQDLAEAVTRSKSDLTTTQLLAWLKNPEPQPHIRLQSIADIATTKFQRDWSGLVTEEISKWCAAYFDEGQSVWRIPWKKLPLFTAWKQAAEIDATPEMLGFNGFRSLAAGLPKNAAEAIPAQLDILGISPLCAEEYLHRLLMTLPGWSSYVQHHVRDKAMRGTHDESLLDLLAVRLVFEVALLKQFESVGIREHWLNGLNGQKPGFSPTTQKQLLWHCALEISFQRELCNKLTRAAQNQTKTNHERPIVQAVFCIDVRSEVMRRSLESASPGIETLGFAGFFGMPIEYVPFGQRHGTLQLPVLFSPKYRVREHLPHATPEEEKHARSQLQLGRRVLHSWNAFKTSAVSCFSFVEAAGIGFAWNLVKDSFQLGSRKDAHFCHSCAAPNLHQHKRLAHDPMDTHTEAGIPPEDQIQLALGALKNMELTSNFARLVMFCGHGSNTTNNPYAAGLDCGACGGHAGDSNARVAAAILNQNAVRTALQRHGIFIPEDTCFIAGLHDTTTDDIRIFDTDCMPSSHETDLHQLQLWLDQATHYNRQQRAASLGLASAEEVDLKKLIIKRSRDWSQVRPEWGLAGNAAFIAAPRERTRSLNLHGRVFLHNYSHTDDSTKSTLELIMTAPMVVTNWINLQYYASTVNNRLWGSGNKVIHNVVGTFGIQQGNGGDLQTGLPLQSVHNGENWMHEPLRLSVFIEAPRGDIDMVIAKHEGVSQLVDNGWLHLFCIEDQGRLILKRQACGSWITA; via the coding sequence ATGACCACTCCCCTCACCGAGTTACCTGAAAGAATCGTCCAGAAACCCGTCGTCGCAGCGCTGGAAACACCGAATTTTCTCAAGCTCGCCCGTCAAGCCTGCCTCCGCATCTCGCCGCTGTGGCCGCTGCAAAGCTTTGTGGCCGTCAATCCCTTTGTCGGCCTCGTCGGCAAGCCGTTCACCGATGTCTGCAATCTCATGCAGAGAGTCACTGGTGAGAGCATGCTCATGAGCGTTGAATACTTCCGCCAGCAGTTTGCCAGCGGGCGCCTTACCTCGCAAGACCTCGCCGAGGCGGTCACGCGCTCAAAGTCTGACCTCACGACCACGCAGTTACTTGCCTGGCTGAAGAATCCCGAGCCACAGCCGCACATTCGCCTGCAAAGCATCGCCGACATCGCCACCACAAAGTTTCAGCGAGACTGGAGCGGTCTCGTCACTGAGGAGATCTCCAAGTGGTGCGCCGCTTATTTCGACGAAGGCCAGTCTGTCTGGCGCATTCCTTGGAAGAAGCTGCCGCTCTTCACCGCATGGAAACAGGCCGCCGAAATCGACGCCACACCTGAAATGCTTGGTTTCAATGGATTTCGCAGTCTCGCTGCCGGGCTTCCGAAAAACGCAGCTGAAGCCATCCCCGCGCAGCTAGATATACTTGGCATCTCCCCCCTCTGTGCGGAGGAATATCTTCACCGTCTGCTCATGACGCTGCCCGGCTGGAGCAGCTATGTGCAGCATCATGTGCGGGACAAAGCCATGCGCGGCACACATGACGAATCACTGCTGGACCTCCTCGCTGTGAGGCTGGTTTTTGAAGTCGCTCTTTTGAAGCAGTTCGAATCCGTTGGCATCCGCGAACATTGGCTCAACGGTCTCAATGGCCAAAAGCCCGGCTTTAGCCCGACCACGCAAAAACAGCTTCTCTGGCACTGCGCTCTCGAAATCAGCTTCCAGCGCGAGCTTTGCAACAAGCTAACGCGAGCCGCACAAAACCAAACGAAGACCAATCACGAACGCCCAATCGTGCAGGCCGTATTCTGCATTGACGTGCGCTCAGAGGTCATGCGTCGCTCCCTGGAGTCCGCTTCCCCAGGCATTGAGACACTCGGCTTCGCGGGCTTCTTTGGTATGCCGATCGAATATGTGCCATTCGGACAAAGGCACGGTACCTTACAGCTTCCGGTGCTCTTCTCGCCGAAGTATCGCGTGCGCGAGCATCTTCCACATGCCACTCCAGAGGAGGAGAAGCATGCCCGCAGTCAGCTTCAGCTAGGACGCCGCGTCTTACACTCCTGGAATGCCTTCAAAACTTCCGCAGTGAGTTGCTTCAGCTTCGTCGAAGCTGCTGGCATCGGCTTCGCCTGGAACCTTGTCAAAGACAGCTTTCAACTTGGTAGCAGAAAGGATGCTCACTTCTGTCATTCCTGCGCCGCCCCGAATCTGCATCAACATAAACGCCTCGCGCATGATCCAATGGACACACACACCGAGGCGGGCATTCCGCCTGAAGATCAAATACAGCTGGCTCTCGGTGCGCTGAAAAACATGGAACTTACTTCAAACTTCGCACGGCTTGTCATGTTCTGTGGTCATGGCAGCAACACGACCAACAATCCGTATGCTGCTGGACTCGATTGCGGTGCTTGTGGGGGGCACGCAGGCGACTCTAATGCCCGCGTCGCGGCCGCCATCCTCAATCAAAACGCTGTCCGCACCGCCTTGCAGCGACACGGAATCTTCATCCCAGAGGACACCTGTTTTATCGCGGGGTTACACGATACCACGACGGATGATATTCGCATCTTTGATACCGATTGCATGCCGTCCTCTCATGAAACTGATCTGCATCAGCTTCAACTCTGGCTAGATCAAGCTACGCATTACAATCGGCAACAACGCGCAGCCAGTCTCGGCCTCGCCAGCGCCGAGGAGGTAGATCTCAAAAAGCTCATCATCAAGCGCAGTCGCGACTGGTCGCAGGTACGGCCCGAGTGGGGTCTCGCTGGCAACGCCGCCTTTATTGCCGCGCCCCGCGAGCGCACGCGGAGCCTCAACCTCCACGGCCGCGTCTTTCTTCACAACTACAGCCATACCGATGACAGCACGAAGAGTACGCTCGAACTCATCATGACCGCGCCAATGGTCGTTACGAACTGGATCAACTTGCAATACTACGCCAGCACAGTGAACAACCGCCTCTGGGGCAGCGGTAACAAAGTTATTCATAATGTCGTCGGCACCTTCGGCATCCAGCAAGGCAATGGCGGCGACCTTCAGACCGGCCTGCCGCTGCAAAGCGTTCACAATGGCGAAAATTGGATGCACGAACCCCTGCGCCTGAGCGTCTTCATCGAAGCTCCTCGAGGCGACATCGACATGGTGATAGCGAAGCACGAAGGCGTAAGCCAGCTTGTGGACAATGGCTGGCTGCATCTATTTTGTATTGAAGATCAAGGACGCTTGATTTTGAAAAGGCAGGCTTGTGGCAGTTGGATAACCGCCTGA
- a CDS encoding 5-(carboxyamino)imidazole ribonucleotide synthase: protein MSFSPFLPPSTIGILGGGQLGRMLALEARRSGYRVAVFTDEPPGCPAGQFADVEINAAYDDTAALERFLAQVDVVTAEFENIPDACLQAVEAVKPLRPGRKAIYTTQHREREKLFLRENGIACAGFRIVETLEQLETAVAELGRPCVIKTAAFGYDGKGQAKVNTDTDLATAWQPFEGHHAVVEQWIPFVCEVSVVGARSVDGRMAVHGVVENQHAHHILDVSLAPARVSPEIAEQALELWEAVATGLEYVGTMAVELFVTAEGRVLVNEVAPRPHNSGHYTIDACVTNQFQQQMRAICGLSLGDPTQHTPAVMVNLLGDVWPSEHVHPDWSPILGHPRAKLHLYGKASARAKRKMGHYTVLGDSLDEALDSVTQLRTRY, encoded by the coding sequence ATGTCCTTTTCTCCCTTTCTTCCTCCTTCCACGATTGGCATCCTCGGCGGTGGTCAATTGGGCCGTATGCTGGCTTTAGAGGCGCGGCGCAGCGGCTATCGAGTGGCTGTTTTTACGGATGAACCGCCGGGCTGCCCGGCGGGTCAGTTTGCGGATGTGGAAATCAATGCGGCTTATGACGACACTGCGGCGCTGGAGCGTTTCCTTGCTCAGGTGGATGTGGTCACGGCGGAGTTTGAAAACATTCCCGATGCCTGCCTCCAGGCGGTTGAGGCGGTGAAGCCGTTGCGCCCAGGTCGCAAGGCGATTTATACCACCCAGCATCGCGAGCGTGAAAAGCTCTTCCTTCGGGAGAACGGAATCGCCTGCGCCGGGTTCCGCATTGTCGAAACCCTGGAGCAGCTTGAAACAGCCGTGGCTGAGCTGGGCCGTCCCTGCGTCATCAAAACCGCCGCTTTTGGTTACGATGGTAAGGGGCAGGCGAAGGTGAATACAGATACGGATCTGGCCACTGCTTGGCAGCCCTTTGAAGGTCATCATGCTGTGGTGGAACAGTGGATCCCCTTTGTCTGTGAAGTTTCCGTGGTCGGTGCACGCAGTGTGGATGGCCGTATGGCGGTGCATGGGGTGGTGGAAAACCAGCATGCGCATCACATCCTGGACGTCTCTCTGGCACCTGCACGCGTCAGCCCTGAGATCGCTGAGCAGGCGCTGGAACTCTGGGAAGCTGTGGCTACAGGATTGGAATACGTCGGCACCATGGCGGTGGAGCTTTTTGTGACGGCGGAAGGTCGTGTGCTGGTAAACGAGGTGGCCCCGCGTCCTCATAACAGCGGGCATTACACGATTGATGCCTGCGTGACTAACCAGTTCCAGCAGCAGATGCGCGCCATTTGCGGCCTTTCATTGGGAGACCCCACCCAGCATACCCCTGCCGTGATGGTGAACCTGCTCGGTGACGTCTGGCCGTCTGAGCATGTCCATCCCGACTGGTCTCCGATCCTGGGGCATCCTCGTGCCAAGCTGCACCTATACGGTAAGGCCAGCGCTAGGGCTAAGCGCAAGATGGGACACTATACGGTGCTGGGGGATAGCCTGGACGAGGCCCTGGATAGTGTTACGCAGCTCCGGACACGGTATTGA
- a CDS encoding RNA recognition motif domain-containing protein has protein sequence MNTKMYVGNLPFTAMESELRALFNDYGTVTDMHLPMDHATGRPRGFAFVTMDSAMAMNEAITALNGKDFGGRALTINEARPKEDRPAYSGGGGGGNRGGGGGGGGRGGYGGGGGGGGGRY, from the coding sequence ATGAATACCAAAATGTATGTGGGCAACCTGCCCTTCACTGCTATGGAGTCCGAACTCCGTGCACTCTTCAATGACTACGGCACTGTGACCGATATGCACCTGCCGATGGATCATGCCACCGGTCGCCCGCGTGGTTTCGCTTTCGTGACCATGGATTCCGCAATGGCCATGAATGAAGCGATCACAGCTCTCAATGGCAAAGACTTCGGTGGTCGCGCTCTGACCATCAACGAAGCCCGCCCGAAAGAAGACCGTCCTGCCTATTCCGGCGGTGGTGGTGGTGGCAATCGTGGTGGTGGCGGCGGCGGCGGTGGCCGTGGCGGCTACGGCGGCGGTGGTGGTGGCGGCGGCGGTCGCTACTAA